One part of the Denticeps clupeoides chromosome 16, fDenClu1.1, whole genome shotgun sequence genome encodes these proteins:
- the tipin gene encoding TIMELESS-interacting protein isoform X2 gives MVMRKEISQNCPMLQSPRGEQLTSERGLPALRTLFDDVRFRGKGHEAEDLRVLMQKMENWAHRLYPKMQFEEFIDKVEFLGSKKEVQTCLKRIRLDMPLTHEDFNTKEDEREDCLQDEHVSEELDPFADGGFRDDHIIHSTPASLSLTEEQRHRIELNKQQALERRLARQQQQQGASQPVDREEPSDHSPTVSSQENDLHVPGTEETEKPQQPVRATRPASPLFDDECYSPAAELANGTADSSD, from the exons ATG GTGATGAGGAAGGAGATCTCTCAAAACTGCCCGATGCTCCAGTCGCCAAGAGGCGAACA GCTGACTTCTGAAAGGGGACTTCCTGCTCTGCGAACCCTGTTTGATGATGTTCGGTTTAGAGGAAAAGGGCATGAG GCTGAGGACCTCAGAGTCCTGATGCAGAAGATGGAGAACTGGGCCCACAGACTCTACCCCAAGATGCAATTTGAAGAATTCATTGATAAAGTGGAATTCTTGGGGTCCAAAAAAGAAGTACAG acctgTCTTAAACGAATACGGCTTGACATGCCGCTGACACATGAAGATTTTAATACTAAAGAAG ATGAGCGAGAAGATTGTTTGCAAGATGAGCATGTGTCGGAAGAGTTGGACCCTTTTGCGGATGGAGGTTTTCGTGACGACCACATTATACATTCCACCCCAGCCTCGCTCTCTCTGACGGAGGAGCAGCGTCATCGAATAGAGCTCAATAAGCAGCAGGCCCTGGAAAGGAGGCTGGCTcgacagcaacagcagcaag GTGCCTCACAGCCTGTAGACCGGGAGGAGCCATCTGACCACTCCCCCACAGTCTCAAGCCAGGAGAACGACCTGCATGTCCCTGGCACTGAGGAAACGGAGAAACCTCAGCAGCCAGTGAGAGCTACACGTCCAGCTTCACCCTTGTTTGATGACGAATGTTACAGCCCTGCTGCAGAGCTGGCCAACGGTACGGCCGACAGCAGTGATTGA
- the lctla gene encoding lactase-like a isoform X3 has protein sequence MSPSRVLRSCHVLLLVLWVSASEDFEWTKNDRGPFYYGTFPTGFSWGAGGSAYQTEGAWDKDGKGISIWDAFAHKKGKILLNDTGDSACDGYYKFKDDIDLMKEMRLNHYHFSISWPRIIPNGIKLDHVNEKGIQYYDELINLLLENKITPIITLYHWDLPQFLEEKYGGWQNSSMVSYFNDFANLCFERFGNRVKYWITFNNPWSIAVNGYETGEHAPGLKLRGTGAYKAAHNIILAHAKVWHTYDTQWRSKQKGMLGISLSADWGEPVDITNQRDIEAADRYVQFFLGWFASPLFNGDYPQVMKDYIGRKSAQQGLGSSRLPTFSSQEKSYVKGTCDFLGIGHFTTRYITQKNFPSNRGGSYFSDRDIAELVDPNWPDPGSEWLYSVPWGFRRLLHFVKTQYGNPMIYVTENGVSEKMICTDLCDEWRMQYFREYINEMLKAIKDGVNIKGYTAWSLLDKFEWDEGYSERFGLYYVDFKSKNKTRYPKASVLYYKRIISSNGFPNQREVETWKRKALEICSSSNQLLAAARRKSQDNKHAEMPKIL, from the exons ATGTCACCGAGCCGGGTGCTGCGGTCATGCCATGTGCTACTGCTGGTGCTGTGGGTGTCTGCATCTGAAGACTTTGAGTGGACCAAGAACGACAGAGGCCCCTTCTACTATGGGACCTTTCCAACTG GGTTTTCATGGGGTGCTGGAGGATCAGCCTATCAGACAGAGGGGGCTTGGGACAAAGATGGAAAAGGAATAAGCATCTGGGACGCATTCGCCCATAAAAAGGGGAAAATCCTTTTAAACGACACCGGAGACTCTGCCTGTGATGGCTACTATAAATTCAAG gaTGACATCGACTTGATGAAAGAAATGAGGCTGAATCACTATCACTTTTCAATCTCCTGGCCACGGATTATTCCAAATGGAATTAAGT TGGACCATGTCAATGAGAAAGGAATCCAATATTATGATGAGTTGATCAATCTTCTCctggaaaataaaatcacacCCATTATTACCCTCTATCACTGGGATCTACCACAG TTCTTGGAAGAGAAATATGGTGGCTGGCAGAACAGCAGTATGGTCAGCTACTTCAACGACTTTGCCAACTTGTGCTTTGAGAGATTTGGAAATCGAGTGAAGTATTGGATCACGTTCAACAATCCATGG TCCATTGCTGTGAATGGCTATGAGACAGGTGAACACGCACCAGGACTAAAGCTCAGGGGGACTGGCGCATACAAAGCTGCACATAACATTATACTG GCACATGCCAAAGTTTGGCACACCTATGACACCCAGTGGCGGAGCAAGCAAAAAG gaaTGTTGGGAATCTCCCTATCTGCCGACTGGGGGGAGCCAGTTGACATCACCAATCAGAGGGATATTGAGGCTGCTGACAGATATGTGCAGTTCTTCTTGGGCTGGTTTGCCTCGCCCCTTTTTAATGGAGACTATCCTCAAGTAATGAAAGACTACATag GAAGGAAGAGTGCCCAGCAGGGGCTGGGGAGCTCTCGACTGCCGACCTTCTCCTCTCAGGAGAAAAGCTATGTCAAGGGCACCTGCGATTTCCTTGGCATTGGACACTTTACCACACGCTACATCACCCAGAAGAACTTCCCTTCGAACCGCGGGGGCAGCTACTTCAGTGACCGTGACATTGCAGAGCTGGTTGACCCCAACTGGCCTGACCCTGGGTCTGAGTGGCTCTACTCGGTACCCTGGGGTTTTCGCCGTCTGCTCCACTTTGTCAAG ACACAGTATGGAAACCCAATGATATATGTGACAGAAAACGGGGTGTCAGAGAAGATGATTTGCACAGACTTATGTGATGAGTGGAGGATGCAGTACTTCAGAGAATACATTAACGAAATGCTTAAAG CAATAAAGGATGGTGTTAATATTAAAGGCTACACAGCTTGGTCCCTGTTGGACAAGTTTGAATGGGATGAGGGCTACTCTGAGAGATTTGGCCTGTATTATGTGGACTTCAAGAGCAAGAATAAGACCCGCTATCCCAAGGCATCTGTCCTGTACTACAAACGAATCATCAGCTCCAATGGTTTCCCCAACCAAAGAGAG GTGGAAACCTGGAAGAGGAAGGCATTAGAAATCTGCTCTTCTAGTAACCAGCTATTGGCTGCAG CTAGAAGAAAATCCCAGGATAATAAGCATGCAGAAATGCCAAAG ATCCTCTGA
- the dis3l gene encoding DIS3-like exonuclease 1 produces the protein MIKTEKVLHLRSSRGRKVRVVREHYLRERVPCSSALCQAECQNEGKVLSADLTHYVVPDAGVVCDFLEVLEFRELQGVVFTQTACQAAQQSRGRRLYNRLRSLLKDPRHDCILFANEFQQYSFCLREKGESQEKWQTRCIYHSAVWYYNHLAGLRPVVMITEDLEAIAEYSSLNSEVYVISTQEYLRSFCPDLLAAQELYCSISQAMQERESESTEREFADHLPAEVLEAGIKSGRYIQGTLNVNKHRAQHEAFVRFEGSASKNTELNSDILVCGGKHRNRAVQGDVVAVELLPVKEWQGRNTALTEGLGEDKTGDETQSQPMPTGRVVGILQRNWRDYVVTFPPWEEVQSQSRNSQRILVTPWDYRIPKIRISTQRAKDLQDHRVIVRLDSWESTSLYPNGHTVRVLGKAGELETEVQTILVECCIYAPPFSEAQLKEMPVNSEENPWKVDPSEVNARLDLRDTHLVFSIDPLGCEDVDDTLSVQVLPGGKRLQLGVHIADVTHFVQEGSLTDLEARARATTYYLADRRYDMLPAVLSADLCSLLGGVDRYAMSVLWELDAQSLSVCKVWYGRTIIRSTYQLHYELAQALLNGEQVEVPELAQMEQAERDQRLTELRQALELLTRLARHLRAQRDKGGALELEGVEVRAQLDSDRNITALVPKQPLEVHETVAECMIYANHWVARKIQEHFPHQALLRRHPPPRQEFFNRLIDCAKTRGFSIDTRSNKALADSLDQAADPLDPLVNRLLRMMATQAMSNAQYFSTGACPEEQYYHYGLALDRYTHFTSPIRRYADIIVHRLLMSAISAEKESGPNTHLVPNKELEELAQQINSRNRAAQIAQKQSTELFQCLYFKDKDPVTDERCVADAVVYSIRANGMLVFVPRYGLKGAVYLKNRDGHVLSLKRDGSCVWQPGSLQRYPDKISSTTSIGTHTFNVFDHITVRVSVQSSRCHSDSLCLEVIANRPHQTPQAECHPAPRGRSELVQEVVRLAEEASQQANENGRAPKLTREEREFRQSRKPNLYSLLVEIGELALLDLAACEQISAGSQACTASA, from the exons ATGATTAAGACCGAGAAAGTTCTGCATTTAAGAAGCTCCCGCGGGCGCAAGGTTCGTGTGGTCAGGGAGCATTATTTGAGGGAACGCGTGCCGTGTTCTAGCGCGCTGTGCCAAGCGGAATGTCAAAACG AAGGTAAGGTCCTGTCTGCAGACCTGACCCATTATGTGGTGCCGGACGCTGGGGTGGTTTGCGACtttttggaggtgctggagttTAGAGAGCTCCAGGGCGTGGTCTTCACCCAGACTGCCTGTCAAGCAGCACAGCAAAGTCGAGGGCGCAG GCTGTATAACAGACTGCGCAGCTTGCTGAAGGACCCACGCCATGACTGCATCCTTTTCGCGAACGAGTTCCAGCAGTATTCTTTCTGCCTGAGGGAGAAAGGAGAGTCACAGGAGAAATGGCAGACGAG GTGCATTTATCATTCAGCAGTGTGGTATTACAACCACCTGGCTGGCCTCAGACCAGTGGTGATGATAACAGAAGACCTGGAGGCAATTGCTGAGTACAGCAGTCTTAACAGTGAGGTGTACGTCATCTCGACTCAG GAGTACCTGAGAAGTTTCTGCCCTGATCTGCTGGCTGCCCAAGAGCTTTACTGCTCCATCTCTCAGGCCATGCAGGAGCGGGAGAGTGAGAGTACAGAGCGAGAGTTTGCTGACCACCTGCCTGCTGAGGTACTGGAGGCAGGAATCAAATCCGGCAGGTATATCCAG GGTACCCTTAATGTGAACAAGCACAGAGCACAGCATGAAGCTTTTGTTCGATTTGAGGGTTCAGCAAGCAAAAACACAG AGCTTAACAGTGACATTCTGGTCTGTGGGGGGAAGCACCGTAACCGGGCGGTGCAAGGAGATGTGGTGGCTGTGGAATTACTACCAGTCAAAGAGTGGCAAGGCCGAAACACAGCACTGACAGAAGGCCTGGGGGAGGACAAGACTGGGGACGAGACCCAAAGCCAACCCATGCCTACCG GCCGGGTTGTGGGGATTCTCCAGAGGAACTGGAGAGATTATGTGGTCACTTTTCCCCCTTGGGAGGAGGTTCAGTCTCAGAGTCGCAATTCTCAGCGCATCTTGGTCACACCCTGGGACTACCGAATCCCCAAGATACGCATCAGCACCCAGAGAGCAAAGGACTTACAG GACCACAGAGTGATTGTACGCTTGGATTCCTGGGAAAGCACCTCACTGTATCCCAATGGTCACACTGTGAGGGTTCTTGGGAAGGCTGGCGAGTTGGAGACGGAGGTTCAGACCATCCTTGTTGAATGCTGCATCTACGCACCGCCATTTTCAGAGGCACAG TTAAAGGAAATGCCGGTGAATTCGGAGGAGAACCCATGGAAGGTGGACCCTAGTGAGGTGAACGCACGGCTGGACCTGAGGGACACTCACCTGGTTTTCAGTATTGATCCTCTGGGCTGTGAGGATGTGGACGACACTCTATCTGTACAAGTCCTGCCCGGAGGCAAGCGTCTGCAGCTGGGTGTTCACATAGCAGATGTCACCCACTTTGTCCAAGAGGGGTCCCTGACTGACCTCGAGGCCCGTGCCAG AGCCACAACCTACTACCTGGCTGACCGGAGGTATGACATGCTCCCTGCCGTGCTGAGCGCTGACCTGTGCTCTTTGCTAGGAGGGGTGGACAG GTATGCCATGAGTGTATTATGGGAGCTGGATGCCCAGTCTCTGTCAGTGTGTAAGGTCTGGTACGGTCGCACTATAATCCGCTCCACCTACCAGCTGCACTATGAGCTGGCCCAGGCCCTGCTTAATGGAGAGCAGGTAGAAGTTCCCGAACTGGCCCAGATGGAGCAGGCTGAGCGGGATCAGCGACTAACTGAGCTCAGGCAGGCTCTGGAGTTGCTGACCCGGCTGGCCCGACACCTCCGGGCTCAGCGCGATAAGGGTGGTGCGCTGGagctggagggggtggaggtCCGTGCTCAGCTGGACAGCGACAGGAACATCACTGCCCTGGTGCCCAAGCAGCCCCTGGAAGTGCACGAGACTGTGGCAGAGTGCATGATCTATGCCAATCACTGGGTAGCACGCAAGATTCAGGAGCATTTCCCACATCAAGCCCTTCTGCGCCGTCACCCACCTCCTCGGCAGGAGTTTTTTAACCGGCTCATTGATTGTGCCAAGACTCGCGGCTTCTCCATCGACACAAG GTCTAACAAGGCTCTGGCAGATTCTTTGGATCAGGCTGCAGATCCACTGGATCCTTTGGTGAATCGGCTACTGAGAATGATGGCCACTCAGGCAATGTCTAACGCACAGTATTTCTCCACTGGAGCCTGTCCAGAGGAACAGTATTACcactatg gtctcGCTCTGGACCGctacacacacttcacttccCCGATTCGACGCTACGCTGACATCATTGTGCATCGGCTCTTAATGTCTGCTATTAGTGCTGAAAAGGAGAGTggaccaaacacacacctggtCCCCAACAAGGAGCTGGAAGAACTGGCTCAGCAGATCAACAGTAGGAACAGA gCTGCGCAGATTGCCCAAAAGCAGTCCACTGAACTCTTTCAGTGCCTTTACTTCAAGGACAAGGACCCAGTGACAGATGAACGTTGTGTTGCTGATGCTGTTGTCTATTCTATCAGGGCTAACGGCATGCTGGTCTTTGTTCCTCG GTACGGACTGAAGGGTGCAGTGTACCTGAAAAACCGAGATGGACATGTGCTGAGTTTGAAGAGGGATGGGAGTTGTGTTTGGCAGCCAGGGTCCCTGCAGAGATACCCAGACAAGATCAGCTCGACCACAAGCATCGGCACGCATACCTTCAACGTTTTTGACCACATCACA GTTCGCGTGTCAGTGCAGTCATCTCGGTGCCACTCAGACAGCCTGTGTTTGGAGGTGATTGCCAATAGGCCCCACCAAACACCCCAGGCTGAGTGCCACCCTGCTCCCAGAGGCCGATCCGAGTTGGTGCAGGAGGTGGTGCGGCTGGCTGAGGAGGCCTCCCAGCAGGCCAACGAGAACGGCAGAGCTCCCAAACTCACCAGGGAGGAGAGGGAGTTTCGACAGAGCCGAAAGCCCAACCTGTACTCCCTCCTGGTGGAGATCGGCGAGTTGGCGCTGCTGGATCTGGCTGCGTGTGAGCAGATCAGCGCTGGATCACAGGCCTGCACTGCCTCGGCGTAG
- the lctla gene encoding lactase-like a isoform X2: MSPSRVLRSCHVLLLVLWVSASEDFEWTKNDRGPFYYGTFPTGFSWGAGGSAYQTEGAWDKDGKGISIWDAFAHKKGKILLNDTGDSACDGYYKFKDDIDLMKEMRLNHYHFSISWPRIIPNGIKLDHVNEKGIQYYDELINLLLENKITPIITLYHWDLPQFLEEKYGGWQNSSMVSYFNDFANLCFERFGNRVKYWITFNNPWSIAVNGYETGEHAPGLKLRGTGAYKAAHNIILAHAKVWHTYDTQWRSKQKGMLGISLSADWGEPVDITNQRDIEAADRYVQFFLGWFASPLFNGDYPQVMKDYIGRKSAQQGLGSSRLPTFSSQEKSYVKGTCDFLGIGHFTTRYITQKNFPSNRGGSYFSDRDIAELVDPNWPDPGSEWLYSVPWGFRRLLHFVKTQYGNPMIYVTENGVSEKMICTDLCDEWRMQYFREYINEMLKAIKDGVNIKGYTAWSLLDKFEWDEGYSERFGLYYVDFKSKNKTRYPKASVLYYKRIISSNGFPNQREVETWKRKALEICSSSNQLLAAARRKSQDNKHAEMPKVWPVHDEV, encoded by the exons ATGTCACCGAGCCGGGTGCTGCGGTCATGCCATGTGCTACTGCTGGTGCTGTGGGTGTCTGCATCTGAAGACTTTGAGTGGACCAAGAACGACAGAGGCCCCTTCTACTATGGGACCTTTCCAACTG GGTTTTCATGGGGTGCTGGAGGATCAGCCTATCAGACAGAGGGGGCTTGGGACAAAGATGGAAAAGGAATAAGCATCTGGGACGCATTCGCCCATAAAAAGGGGAAAATCCTTTTAAACGACACCGGAGACTCTGCCTGTGATGGCTACTATAAATTCAAG gaTGACATCGACTTGATGAAAGAAATGAGGCTGAATCACTATCACTTTTCAATCTCCTGGCCACGGATTATTCCAAATGGAATTAAGT TGGACCATGTCAATGAGAAAGGAATCCAATATTATGATGAGTTGATCAATCTTCTCctggaaaataaaatcacacCCATTATTACCCTCTATCACTGGGATCTACCACAG TTCTTGGAAGAGAAATATGGTGGCTGGCAGAACAGCAGTATGGTCAGCTACTTCAACGACTTTGCCAACTTGTGCTTTGAGAGATTTGGAAATCGAGTGAAGTATTGGATCACGTTCAACAATCCATGG TCCATTGCTGTGAATGGCTATGAGACAGGTGAACACGCACCAGGACTAAAGCTCAGGGGGACTGGCGCATACAAAGCTGCACATAACATTATACTG GCACATGCCAAAGTTTGGCACACCTATGACACCCAGTGGCGGAGCAAGCAAAAAG gaaTGTTGGGAATCTCCCTATCTGCCGACTGGGGGGAGCCAGTTGACATCACCAATCAGAGGGATATTGAGGCTGCTGACAGATATGTGCAGTTCTTCTTGGGCTGGTTTGCCTCGCCCCTTTTTAATGGAGACTATCCTCAAGTAATGAAAGACTACATag GAAGGAAGAGTGCCCAGCAGGGGCTGGGGAGCTCTCGACTGCCGACCTTCTCCTCTCAGGAGAAAAGCTATGTCAAGGGCACCTGCGATTTCCTTGGCATTGGACACTTTACCACACGCTACATCACCCAGAAGAACTTCCCTTCGAACCGCGGGGGCAGCTACTTCAGTGACCGTGACATTGCAGAGCTGGTTGACCCCAACTGGCCTGACCCTGGGTCTGAGTGGCTCTACTCGGTACCCTGGGGTTTTCGCCGTCTGCTCCACTTTGTCAAG ACACAGTATGGAAACCCAATGATATATGTGACAGAAAACGGGGTGTCAGAGAAGATGATTTGCACAGACTTATGTGATGAGTGGAGGATGCAGTACTTCAGAGAATACATTAACGAAATGCTTAAAG CAATAAAGGATGGTGTTAATATTAAAGGCTACACAGCTTGGTCCCTGTTGGACAAGTTTGAATGGGATGAGGGCTACTCTGAGAGATTTGGCCTGTATTATGTGGACTTCAAGAGCAAGAATAAGACCCGCTATCCCAAGGCATCTGTCCTGTACTACAAACGAATCATCAGCTCCAATGGTTTCCCCAACCAAAGAGAG GTGGAAACCTGGAAGAGGAAGGCATTAGAAATCTGCTCTTCTAGTAACCAGCTATTGGCTGCAG CTAGAAGAAAATCCCAGGATAATAAGCATGCAGAAATGCCAAAGGTTTGGCCAGTACATGATGAAGTGTAG
- the tipin gene encoding TIMELESS-interacting protein isoform X3, whose amino-acid sequence MRKEISQNCPMLQSPRGEQLTSERGLPALRTLFDDVRFRGKGHEAEDLRVLMQKMENWAHRLYPKMQFEEFIDKVEFLGSKKEVQTCLKRIRLDMPLTHEDFNTKEDEREDCLQDEHVSEELDPFADGGFRDDHIIHSTPASLSLTEEQRHRIELNKQQALERRLARQQQQQGASQPVDREEPSDHSPTVSSQENDLHVPGTEETEKPQQPVRATRPASPLFDDECYSPAAELANGTADSSD is encoded by the exons ATGAGGAAGGAGATCTCTCAAAACTGCCCGATGCTCCAGTCGCCAAGAGGCGAACA GCTGACTTCTGAAAGGGGACTTCCTGCTCTGCGAACCCTGTTTGATGATGTTCGGTTTAGAGGAAAAGGGCATGAG GCTGAGGACCTCAGAGTCCTGATGCAGAAGATGGAGAACTGGGCCCACAGACTCTACCCCAAGATGCAATTTGAAGAATTCATTGATAAAGTGGAATTCTTGGGGTCCAAAAAAGAAGTACAG acctgTCTTAAACGAATACGGCTTGACATGCCGCTGACACATGAAGATTTTAATACTAAAGAAG ATGAGCGAGAAGATTGTTTGCAAGATGAGCATGTGTCGGAAGAGTTGGACCCTTTTGCGGATGGAGGTTTTCGTGACGACCACATTATACATTCCACCCCAGCCTCGCTCTCTCTGACGGAGGAGCAGCGTCATCGAATAGAGCTCAATAAGCAGCAGGCCCTGGAAAGGAGGCTGGCTcgacagcaacagcagcaag GTGCCTCACAGCCTGTAGACCGGGAGGAGCCATCTGACCACTCCCCCACAGTCTCAAGCCAGGAGAACGACCTGCATGTCCCTGGCACTGAGGAAACGGAGAAACCTCAGCAGCCAGTGAGAGCTACACGTCCAGCTTCACCCTTGTTTGATGACGAATGTTACAGCCCTGCTGCAGAGCTGGCCAACGGTACGGCCGACAGCAGTGATTGA
- the lctla gene encoding lactase-like a isoform X1 translates to MSPSRVLRSCHVLLLVLWVSASEDFEWTKNDRGPFYYGTFPTGFSWGAGGSAYQTEGAWDKDGKGISIWDAFAHKKGKILLNDTGDSACDGYYKFKDDIDLMKEMRLNHYHFSISWPRIIPNGIKLDHVNEKGIQYYDELINLLLENKITPIITLYHWDLPQFLEEKYGGWQNSSMVSYFNDFANLCFERFGNRVKYWITFNNPWSIAVNGYETGEHAPGLKLRGTGAYKAAHNIILAHAKVWHTYDTQWRSKQKGMLGISLSADWGEPVDITNQRDIEAADRYVQFFLGWFASPLFNGDYPQVMKDYIGRKSAQQGLGSSRLPTFSSQEKSYVKGTCDFLGIGHFTTRYITQKNFPSNRGGSYFSDRDIAELVDPNWPDPGSEWLYSVPWGFRRLLHFVKTQYGNPMIYVTENGVSEKMICTDLCDEWRMQYFREYINEMLKAIKDGVNIKGYTAWSLLDKFEWDEGYSERFGLYYVDFKSKNKTRYPKASVLYYKRIISSNGFPNQREVETWKRKALEICSSSNQLLAADPLTSHMEMVTEIVVPTVCTLCILLSAIFLMFLLRGRF, encoded by the exons ATGTCACCGAGCCGGGTGCTGCGGTCATGCCATGTGCTACTGCTGGTGCTGTGGGTGTCTGCATCTGAAGACTTTGAGTGGACCAAGAACGACAGAGGCCCCTTCTACTATGGGACCTTTCCAACTG GGTTTTCATGGGGTGCTGGAGGATCAGCCTATCAGACAGAGGGGGCTTGGGACAAAGATGGAAAAGGAATAAGCATCTGGGACGCATTCGCCCATAAAAAGGGGAAAATCCTTTTAAACGACACCGGAGACTCTGCCTGTGATGGCTACTATAAATTCAAG gaTGACATCGACTTGATGAAAGAAATGAGGCTGAATCACTATCACTTTTCAATCTCCTGGCCACGGATTATTCCAAATGGAATTAAGT TGGACCATGTCAATGAGAAAGGAATCCAATATTATGATGAGTTGATCAATCTTCTCctggaaaataaaatcacacCCATTATTACCCTCTATCACTGGGATCTACCACAG TTCTTGGAAGAGAAATATGGTGGCTGGCAGAACAGCAGTATGGTCAGCTACTTCAACGACTTTGCCAACTTGTGCTTTGAGAGATTTGGAAATCGAGTGAAGTATTGGATCACGTTCAACAATCCATGG TCCATTGCTGTGAATGGCTATGAGACAGGTGAACACGCACCAGGACTAAAGCTCAGGGGGACTGGCGCATACAAAGCTGCACATAACATTATACTG GCACATGCCAAAGTTTGGCACACCTATGACACCCAGTGGCGGAGCAAGCAAAAAG gaaTGTTGGGAATCTCCCTATCTGCCGACTGGGGGGAGCCAGTTGACATCACCAATCAGAGGGATATTGAGGCTGCTGACAGATATGTGCAGTTCTTCTTGGGCTGGTTTGCCTCGCCCCTTTTTAATGGAGACTATCCTCAAGTAATGAAAGACTACATag GAAGGAAGAGTGCCCAGCAGGGGCTGGGGAGCTCTCGACTGCCGACCTTCTCCTCTCAGGAGAAAAGCTATGTCAAGGGCACCTGCGATTTCCTTGGCATTGGACACTTTACCACACGCTACATCACCCAGAAGAACTTCCCTTCGAACCGCGGGGGCAGCTACTTCAGTGACCGTGACATTGCAGAGCTGGTTGACCCCAACTGGCCTGACCCTGGGTCTGAGTGGCTCTACTCGGTACCCTGGGGTTTTCGCCGTCTGCTCCACTTTGTCAAG ACACAGTATGGAAACCCAATGATATATGTGACAGAAAACGGGGTGTCAGAGAAGATGATTTGCACAGACTTATGTGATGAGTGGAGGATGCAGTACTTCAGAGAATACATTAACGAAATGCTTAAAG CAATAAAGGATGGTGTTAATATTAAAGGCTACACAGCTTGGTCCCTGTTGGACAAGTTTGAATGGGATGAGGGCTACTCTGAGAGATTTGGCCTGTATTATGTGGACTTCAAGAGCAAGAATAAGACCCGCTATCCCAAGGCATCTGTCCTGTACTACAAACGAATCATCAGCTCCAATGGTTTCCCCAACCAAAGAGAG GTGGAAACCTGGAAGAGGAAGGCATTAGAAATCTGCTCTTCTAGTAACCAGCTATTGGCTGCAG ATCCTCTGACAAGCCACATGGAGATGGTCACAGAGATTGTAGTgcccactgtgtgcaccttgtgcatTCTCCTCAGTGCGATATTCCTCATGTTTCTACTGCGAGGACGATTTTAG
- the tipin gene encoding TIMELESS-interacting protein isoform X1: MIDPQENSLFNVPEYESIKDENFAAFPPPLSPGQGDVEGELFANGDEEGDLSKLPDAPVAKRRTVKRPQPKLDSVRLTSERGLPALRTLFDDVRFRGKGHEAEDLRVLMQKMENWAHRLYPKMQFEEFIDKVEFLGSKKEVQTCLKRIRLDMPLTHEDFNTKEDEREDCLQDEHVSEELDPFADGGFRDDHIIHSTPASLSLTEEQRHRIELNKQQALERRLARQQQQQGASQPVDREEPSDHSPTVSSQENDLHVPGTEETEKPQQPVRATRPASPLFDDECYSPAAELANGTADSSD, encoded by the exons ATGATCGATCCCCAGGAGAACAGCCTGTTCAACGTCCCAGAGTATGAGAGCATTAAGGATGAGAACTTCGCTGCTTTCCCACCACCCCTGTCGCCTGGACAGGGTGACGTAGAAGGGGAGCTGTTTGCAAATG GTGATGAGGAAGGAGATCTCTCAAAACTGCCCGATGCTCCAGTCGCCAAGAGGCGAACAGTTAAGAGACCTCAACCTAAGCTTGATTCTGTGAG GCTGACTTCTGAAAGGGGACTTCCTGCTCTGCGAACCCTGTTTGATGATGTTCGGTTTAGAGGAAAAGGGCATGAG GCTGAGGACCTCAGAGTCCTGATGCAGAAGATGGAGAACTGGGCCCACAGACTCTACCCCAAGATGCAATTTGAAGAATTCATTGATAAAGTGGAATTCTTGGGGTCCAAAAAAGAAGTACAG acctgTCTTAAACGAATACGGCTTGACATGCCGCTGACACATGAAGATTTTAATACTAAAGAAG ATGAGCGAGAAGATTGTTTGCAAGATGAGCATGTGTCGGAAGAGTTGGACCCTTTTGCGGATGGAGGTTTTCGTGACGACCACATTATACATTCCACCCCAGCCTCGCTCTCTCTGACGGAGGAGCAGCGTCATCGAATAGAGCTCAATAAGCAGCAGGCCCTGGAAAGGAGGCTGGCTcgacagcaacagcagcaag GTGCCTCACAGCCTGTAGACCGGGAGGAGCCATCTGACCACTCCCCCACAGTCTCAAGCCAGGAGAACGACCTGCATGTCCCTGGCACTGAGGAAACGGAGAAACCTCAGCAGCCAGTGAGAGCTACACGTCCAGCTTCACCCTTGTTTGATGACGAATGTTACAGCCCTGCTGCAGAGCTGGCCAACGGTACGGCCGACAGCAGTGATTGA